One window from the genome of Amycolatopsis sp. NBC_01480 encodes:
- a CDS encoding ArdC family protein has protein sequence MVNVVHVATSIAVELGKEWRAEPGYMADASDAYLQGPEDIRIRIGTDHHKKSGNNRLFLSEAVTGDLRRFVRSGLMISVSRDRTSRDVAAELRRRLLPNVMEALGKARVDKAESDARDAEHAAMRETMSVALDGRTHSHDQNNVHFGSYGDGVSGSVEVRKFGGDVKFEVKVPKALAPAMADTVAALSKSDVPAPVEPAARPDTSPEPAPREPESPDTAAKGQKGRRKRLTPEERQDRVDALTGKLEAGIAEMVDGERWTAFLRTAQGFGASWSFNNLMLITLQAAERGFTPSMVKTFEAWKRLGRHPKTGEKALYIFEPIKYRLSVEEALEEGPGGFDSDGKPRMTIRGVRPSPRFDISQTEGEQAPAGAGAQVLATDEEIAGAWEAVAAQIRATGYNVVGGPPGRVDSYTDPAAREVWVCDTLDDTAAALAALHELAHILLNHVDDAKEYRLHRGQMEAQAQSVALLAAGAIGLDTASYDRIDVASWAHGNTDLFAEAAERVTSTAHQIIRAVQESNSDE, from the coding sequence ATGGTTAATGTGGTTCATGTAGCAACTTCTATCGCGGTAGAACTGGGCAAGGAATGGAGAGCAGAGCCCGGCTACATGGCTGACGCTAGTGACGCCTACCTTCAAGGACCGGAGGATATCCGAATCCGCATAGGCACGGACCATCACAAGAAGTCCGGGAACAACCGGCTGTTTCTGTCCGAAGCGGTCACAGGTGACTTGAGGCGCTTCGTCCGGAGTGGCCTCATGATCAGCGTGTCCCGGGATCGGACGAGTCGGGACGTCGCAGCTGAGCTCCGGCGGCGATTGCTTCCGAACGTAATGGAGGCGCTCGGAAAGGCGCGTGTCGACAAGGCGGAGAGTGACGCCCGAGACGCTGAACACGCCGCGATGCGTGAGACCATGTCGGTTGCTCTCGACGGCCGGACTCACAGCCATGATCAGAACAACGTTCACTTCGGTTCATACGGTGACGGCGTCAGCGGCTCTGTCGAGGTCCGGAAATTCGGCGGCGACGTGAAGTTTGAGGTGAAGGTGCCGAAAGCCCTTGCACCGGCAATGGCCGATACTGTCGCTGCGCTGAGCAAGTCAGACGTTCCGGCGCCGGTCGAACCGGCGGCGCGCCCTGATACCTCTCCTGAACCCGCCCCTCGTGAGCCGGAGTCACCGGACACTGCGGCGAAGGGGCAGAAGGGGAGGCGTAAGCGCCTGACGCCGGAGGAGCGTCAAGATCGGGTCGACGCGCTGACTGGCAAGCTTGAGGCGGGCATCGCCGAAATGGTAGACGGTGAGCGCTGGACGGCGTTCTTGCGTACCGCACAGGGCTTCGGGGCCAGCTGGAGCTTCAACAACCTCATGTTGATTACCTTGCAGGCTGCGGAGCGCGGATTCACCCCGTCGATGGTGAAGACCTTTGAAGCCTGGAAGAGGCTCGGGCGCCATCCCAAGACCGGCGAGAAGGCGCTCTACATCTTCGAGCCAATCAAGTACCGGCTGTCGGTGGAGGAGGCGTTGGAGGAAGGCCCGGGCGGTTTCGACAGCGACGGCAAGCCGCGCATGACGATTCGCGGCGTCCGGCCGTCCCCGCGATTCGACATCAGCCAGACCGAGGGGGAACAGGCCCCGGCAGGCGCGGGGGCGCAGGTCCTGGCCACCGACGAGGAGATCGCAGGTGCATGGGAAGCGGTTGCCGCTCAGATCCGGGCGACCGGATACAACGTGGTAGGTGGGCCACCCGGCCGAGTAGACAGTTACACGGATCCGGCCGCGCGCGAGGTGTGGGTGTGCGACACGTTGGACGATACGGCCGCCGCGCTCGCGGCACTCCACGAGCTGGCGCACATCCTGCTCAATCACGTCGACGACGCGAAAGAGTACCGACTACACCGCGGCCAGATGGAGGCCCAGGCGCAGTCGGTGGCGCTACTCGCGGCCGGTGCCATTGGATTGGACACCGCGTCGTATGACCGAATTGACGTCGCCAGCTGGGCGCACGGCAACACCGACCTGTTTGCCGAAGCCGCCGAGCGGGTGACATCCACGGCTCACCAGATCATCCGTGCGGTACAGGAATCCAACTCGGACGAGTAG
- a CDS encoding DUF7192 family protein, which translates to MRVNQLSNEVEYVYDSISEMAEVGLSYLDVFLKGRNFREDWHGVNSREEVRKLASEGWISEAEDAMEIAAESVDLVDREHDLTGFRSIWDVAGCEVDVGRYLAKEPENMINYEIVPTTRSGRVIVLCASVAYSSVVSVDSIKKRGHGIAALAFALSKLGFSSELWADVSINSEGKKSHEGKFSGRFRVQVKGSNDAVDPAFIMFAFCHPAMLRALVLPAMHEIPSRFHGPLDIGRKYGLPADPKEDLPDGAIYLPSVRSEVDVPNVQEALLGYLRLLGILED; encoded by the coding sequence ATGCGTGTAAATCAGCTATCGAATGAAGTAGAATATGTATACGACTCGATTTCCGAAATGGCCGAGGTGGGGCTAAGTTATCTCGACGTGTTCCTGAAAGGTCGCAACTTTCGAGAGGACTGGCACGGAGTCAACTCCCGTGAAGAGGTGCGAAAACTTGCCTCTGAAGGTTGGATTAGTGAAGCCGAGGATGCCATGGAGATTGCGGCGGAATCGGTTGACCTAGTGGACCGCGAGCATGATCTTACAGGATTCCGCTCGATATGGGATGTTGCAGGTTGCGAGGTTGACGTGGGGAGATATCTTGCGAAAGAGCCAGAAAACATGATCAACTATGAGATTGTTCCAACCACGCGATCGGGTCGCGTAATCGTGCTCTGTGCTTCGGTTGCGTATAGTTCCGTCGTTTCCGTCGACAGTATCAAAAAGCGCGGCCATGGTATCGCAGCTTTGGCTTTCGCGCTGTCGAAACTCGGATTTTCTTCAGAGCTGTGGGCTGATGTGAGTATTAACAGTGAGGGAAAGAAGAGTCATGAAGGAAAGTTTTCCGGGCGATTCCGAGTGCAGGTTAAGGGGTCGAATGATGCGGTAGATCCAGCGTTTATAATGTTCGCATTCTGTCACCCGGCGATGCTTCGTGCGCTAGTTTTGCCTGCAATGCACGAAATTCCATCGCGGTTTCATGGGCCGCTGGATATAGGACGTAAATACGGCCTACCTGCCGACCCTAAGGAAGACCTCCCCGATGGGGCGATCTATCTTCCGTCTGTCCGTTCTGAGGTGGACGTTCCGAATGTTCAGGAAGCGTTACTCGGTTACCTGCGACTGCTGGGAATCTTGGAAGACTGA
- a CDS encoding AAA family ATPase, with product MLVKHSRRTIRSGCKKCGNRSLYWAHDTEQGGDHCEDCDTSGKWVLIGAAGTLHKCAGDDVTTSGAVEEKAPNKLSAVPANEHEEKAVSTPVPTLSAPAGDAFAAFQSLVASLAPKVDRDEVAAMIKSEMDNIIVPTRTVVERASGERRIIPNSHEKLADVTTDLLAGEHVLMVGPAGTGKSTIAEQAAESIGIPYYSISLSPMTAASQIIGYMQAEGEYVRSLFREAFEHGGVFHFDEFDNGHPSVLAVINASLANGHMAFPDQMVKRHPDFRCVASANTYGRGPDRAYVGRQQVDAATLDRFSIETIGVDEALEQSLCLATGIDKQKALEVLDYVRRLRKNAEESAMTVVISPRASVGMCRLLAAGKTWDAAVESRVHRGMGEKDWNKLRAAC from the coding sequence ATGCTGGTCAAGCATTCAAGGCGAACAATAAGGAGCGGTTGCAAGAAATGTGGCAACAGGTCGCTTTACTGGGCTCATGACACGGAGCAGGGCGGCGACCATTGCGAGGACTGCGATACTTCCGGAAAGTGGGTGCTAATCGGCGCCGCCGGGACACTGCACAAGTGTGCTGGAGACGATGTCACCACCTCGGGTGCGGTGGAAGAAAAAGCACCCAACAAGCTTAGTGCCGTACCGGCCAACGAGCACGAGGAGAAAGCTGTGTCGACCCCTGTTCCTACCCTGTCTGCTCCTGCGGGTGACGCCTTCGCTGCATTTCAATCGCTGGTGGCGAGTCTTGCTCCGAAAGTTGATCGGGACGAGGTTGCCGCAATGATCAAATCCGAGATGGATAACATCATCGTGCCGACGCGTACTGTAGTGGAGCGAGCTTCCGGCGAGCGTAGGATCATTCCAAATTCTCACGAAAAGCTTGCTGACGTGACTACCGACCTGCTTGCGGGCGAGCATGTGCTGATGGTCGGCCCGGCGGGTACCGGTAAGAGTACCATTGCGGAGCAAGCGGCGGAAAGCATCGGCATTCCTTACTACTCAATCAGTCTTTCTCCAATGACTGCGGCCTCTCAAATTATCGGGTATATGCAGGCTGAGGGTGAGTACGTCAGGTCGCTTTTCCGGGAAGCGTTCGAGCACGGTGGAGTATTCCATTTCGACGAGTTCGACAACGGGCACCCAAGTGTGCTCGCGGTGATCAATGCAAGTTTGGCGAATGGCCACATGGCGTTCCCGGATCAAATGGTCAAACGTCACCCTGACTTTCGCTGTGTGGCGTCGGCCAACACCTATGGGCGCGGCCCGGACCGTGCGTACGTTGGACGCCAGCAGGTCGACGCGGCTACCCTTGACCGCTTTTCCATCGAAACAATAGGAGTAGATGAAGCCCTAGAGCAGTCGTTGTGCTTGGCTACTGGGATTGACAAGCAAAAAGCTCTCGAAGTCCTCGACTACGTCCGACGCTTGCGAAAAAACGCTGAAGAGAGCGCCATGACGGTTGTCATCTCGCCCCGTGCAAGCGTTGGCATGTGCCGCCTGCTTGCCGCTGGAAAAACCTGGGACGCGGCGGTTGAGTCCCGTGTGCATCGCGGCATGGGAGAAAAAGATTGGAACAAGCTCCGCGCCGCGTGCTGA
- a CDS encoding LysM peptidoglycan-binding domain-containing protein, producing the protein MTSRTAQRVRGVLAALALLTFVAGIPCGLLALDAGPTRLIPGRWSDPVPIGQWPERIWNALRWAWLTGDLALWLIIAVAWAGWLALTISVIAEVIRQTRHGLRTARGLAGQVPRGRWIAGLVAAVVVASSAGTAAAATGPAASALPWPHPNPATTSRATATGTGPDPAARAADVPASAAPPDDTVPYTVVHGDTLWGLAERHLGAGIRYHEIVRLNPTLRTPEDLQPRRTLRLPADATGLPNPADTATATGRTITVKPADTLSGIADRELGDPTAWPEIFDLNEGRTQPDGRALRHPDRLLPSWNIVLPAEPAPPSDPPETPAAPPRAPSLAPDPEPSADSPVSVAQPAPSEPQDAPQPAPAVHVDNGVSLSTGAFVGLGLAALITLAMITLAMITVRIRRRRWYRPGAHDADPAGLPVVRALRIAHDAATRAPDEDDMPAVALPGRVHPAEMQTRDKARATVRAVMPTPQDTPLGVRDGQAIALDLARTHGLGLVGPGAHAAARALIVTVLAHASSDGIDTTIVIPAADARTLLGHDLKDRAPQQLRIVEDLPAALDVLDAELLARTHAADVAKHDPPARTPQPRNGTVLVIAAPTLDTVPRAHTILENGARYGLAGVFLGPWRPGGTVRVRDDGTVETTSPALSDDLTGARLFTLPGTDARDLLALLHAADPSGDGPSRNPAGATDDPATPRPSRAGSPAATEQNISEHEFVPAAPGNETAAASALADLDVPARHPVAVPSSSVDTRGSGPSLRGTGNDLPGLATPSAVPDDATTAGHPPASGNPATRLHLQVLGRLHLTRADPEPRDLIGAFAPRQREILVYLALHRAGCRRETLTAALWPDAPGERPYNSFHATLSQLRRGLRRTTEDNTLDLTVLQDGHYGLDPTIVTVDLWQLQDALTTSRQGSPTDAVAALNRVTELYRADLAEGIAADWIDGPREALRRDVLDALSTLIRHVRGDDPERALALLEHARRLDPYNEAIYRDLMRVQARLGQHDSIPRTLSILTTSLAGLDQRLDPGTLNLAAALQQSNIQNRQAS; encoded by the coding sequence ATGACATCCCGCACGGCGCAACGGGTTCGGGGCGTGCTCGCCGCACTGGCCCTGCTCACCTTCGTCGCCGGAATCCCATGCGGACTTCTCGCCCTCGACGCCGGGCCCACCCGCTTGATTCCCGGCCGCTGGTCGGATCCGGTGCCGATCGGCCAGTGGCCCGAGCGGATCTGGAACGCCCTGCGCTGGGCCTGGCTCACCGGCGACCTCGCGCTCTGGCTGATCATCGCCGTCGCCTGGGCCGGGTGGCTGGCGCTGACCATCTCCGTGATCGCCGAAGTGATCCGCCAAACCCGGCACGGCCTCCGTACCGCCCGCGGTCTGGCGGGTCAGGTTCCGCGCGGCCGGTGGATCGCCGGACTCGTCGCCGCCGTTGTCGTCGCGTCCTCCGCCGGCACCGCCGCCGCAGCCACCGGCCCCGCGGCCAGCGCACTACCCTGGCCACACCCGAACCCCGCCACCACATCCCGCGCCACCGCAACCGGCACCGGGCCCGACCCCGCCGCCCGTGCAGCTGATGTCCCGGCGTCCGCGGCGCCGCCGGATGACACGGTCCCGTACACGGTCGTGCACGGCGACACCCTGTGGGGACTGGCCGAACGCCACCTCGGCGCCGGTATCCGCTACCACGAGATCGTGCGGCTCAACCCCACCCTGCGCACACCCGAGGATCTGCAACCCCGCCGGACGCTGCGCCTCCCAGCCGACGCCACCGGCCTGCCCAACCCCGCCGACACCGCCACGGCGACCGGCCGCACCATCACCGTGAAACCGGCCGACACCCTCTCCGGCATCGCCGACCGAGAACTCGGCGACCCGACCGCCTGGCCCGAAATCTTCGACCTCAACGAAGGCCGCACCCAACCCGACGGCCGCGCGCTCCGCCACCCCGATCGGCTTCTGCCCAGCTGGAACATTGTCCTCCCCGCCGAACCAGCACCGCCCTCGGATCCACCCGAGACACCCGCTGCGCCACCACGCGCCCCGTCACTCGCGCCAGACCCGGAACCCTCGGCGGACTCGCCCGTCTCGGTCGCCCAGCCGGCGCCTTCGGAGCCTCAAGACGCGCCGCAGCCGGCGCCCGCCGTCCACGTCGACAACGGTGTCTCACTCTCGACCGGTGCCTTCGTTGGCCTCGGCCTGGCCGCGCTGATCACCCTCGCGATGATCACCCTCGCGATGATCACCGTGCGGATACGGCGTCGCCGCTGGTACCGGCCCGGTGCGCACGATGCTGACCCGGCCGGGCTGCCGGTGGTCCGCGCGCTGCGCATCGCCCACGATGCCGCCACGCGAGCACCCGACGAAGACGACATGCCCGCGGTCGCGCTGCCCGGACGGGTACACCCAGCCGAGATGCAGACCCGCGACAAGGCGCGGGCCACGGTCCGGGCCGTGATGCCGACGCCGCAGGACACGCCGCTCGGCGTCCGCGACGGACAGGCCATCGCCCTCGACCTCGCCCGCACACATGGGCTGGGGCTCGTCGGCCCGGGCGCCCACGCCGCCGCGCGCGCCCTGATCGTGACCGTGCTCGCGCACGCCAGCAGCGACGGCATCGACACCACTATCGTGATTCCCGCGGCCGACGCCCGCACCCTGTTGGGGCACGACCTCAAGGACCGGGCACCGCAACAACTTCGCATCGTGGAAGATCTGCCCGCGGCCCTCGATGTCCTGGACGCCGAGCTGCTCGCGCGCACCCACGCAGCCGACGTCGCCAAGCACGACCCGCCCGCGCGCACACCGCAGCCGCGCAACGGAACCGTCCTGGTGATCGCGGCTCCCACCCTGGACACGGTCCCGCGTGCGCACACCATCCTCGAGAACGGTGCGCGCTACGGCCTGGCCGGGGTGTTCCTCGGCCCCTGGCGACCCGGCGGCACCGTCCGCGTCCGCGACGACGGCACCGTGGAGACGACCAGCCCCGCCCTGAGCGACGACCTGACCGGAGCCCGGCTGTTCACCCTGCCCGGCACCGACGCCCGTGACCTCCTCGCGCTGCTGCACGCGGCCGACCCCAGCGGCGACGGCCCGAGCCGCAACCCCGCCGGCGCAACCGACGACCCCGCCACGCCGCGGCCGAGCCGGGCTGGGAGCCCGGCGGCAACCGAGCAGAACATCTCCGAGCACGAGTTCGTCCCCGCAGCACCCGGTAACGAAACGGCGGCAGCGTCTGCCTTGGCGGACCTCGACGTCCCTGCCCGGCATCCGGTGGCGGTCCCCTCCAGCTCAGTGGACACCAGGGGGAGCGGGCCGTCCTTGCGGGGTACCGGCAATGACCTGCCCGGGCTCGCCACACCATCCGCGGTGCCCGACGACGCCACGACCGCGGGGCACCCGCCGGCATCCGGAAACCCGGCCACGCGGCTGCATCTGCAGGTACTCGGCCGACTTCACCTGACCCGCGCGGACCCCGAGCCCCGCGACCTCATCGGCGCCTTCGCGCCGCGGCAACGCGAGATCCTGGTCTACTTGGCGCTGCACCGCGCAGGCTGCCGCCGGGAGACCCTGACCGCCGCGCTCTGGCCGGACGCGCCGGGCGAACGCCCGTACAACAGCTTCCACGCCACCCTGTCCCAGCTGCGCCGCGGCCTTCGCCGAACCACCGAGGACAACACCCTCGACCTCACCGTCCTGCAGGACGGCCACTACGGGCTCGACCCGACGATCGTGACCGTCGACCTCTGGCAGCTGCAGGACGCGCTCACCACGAGCCGCCAGGGCTCGCCGACCGACGCGGTCGCGGCGCTGAACCGCGTCACCGAGCTGTACCGCGCAGACCTCGCCGAAGGCATCGCCGCGGACTGGATCGACGGCCCCCGCGAAGCGCTCCGGCGCGACGTACTCGACGCGCTGAGCACCCTGATCCGCCACGTCCGCGGCGACGACCCCGAGCGCGCACTCGCCCTCCTCGAACACGCCCGCCGGCTCGACCCCTACAACGAAGCGATCTACCGCGACCTCATGCGCGTCCAAGCGCGCCTCGGCCAGCACGACAGCATCCCGCGTACCTTGAGTATCCTCACCACCTCGTTGGCAGGACTCGACCAACGCCTGGACCCAGGCACTCTCAACCTCGCCGCGGCCCTGCAACAGTCAAACATCCAGAACCGGCAAGCCAGCTGA
- a CDS encoding TadE/TadG family type IV pilus assembly protein, whose product MSRRAAARGLRLRAQRWSDAGSVSVEAAVLVPGVLFVGLLIIAGARISSAQQAVDNAAAAAARAASLARSPAAAHQAGTAVARERLGREGLTCRTSSVSVDAGQIAVGRSGLVRASVTCQVPLGDLALPLPGGRTITGTFTSPTDPYRGTP is encoded by the coding sequence ATGAGCCGCCGAGCTGCGGCACGCGGCCTCCGGCTCAGGGCACAGCGCTGGAGCGATGCCGGGTCGGTCAGCGTCGAAGCCGCCGTGCTCGTGCCCGGCGTGCTCTTCGTCGGGCTGCTGATCATCGCCGGCGCCCGCATCTCCTCCGCGCAGCAGGCGGTCGACAACGCCGCAGCCGCTGCGGCGCGAGCCGCGTCGCTCGCCCGCAGTCCCGCCGCAGCGCACCAGGCCGGCACGGCGGTGGCCCGTGAACGGCTCGGGCGCGAGGGCCTCACCTGCCGTACGTCGAGCGTGTCGGTTGACGCCGGCCAGATCGCCGTCGGCCGGAGCGGGCTGGTCCGGGCCAGCGTGACCTGCCAAGTTCCGCTCGGCGACCTCGCTCTTCCGCTCCCTGGCGGTCGGACGATCACTGGCACCTTCACCAGCCCGACCGACCCGTACCGAGGCACCCCGTGA
- a CDS encoding TadE/TadG family type IV pilus assembly protein produces the protein MLGRARAADRGSESVGMAVVFPVVLVLILSAVQGGLWWHAHAVAAQAAQAGVDAGRPVGATSSAAADAARSFADRAGRGVLTAPQVHATVTATTVAVAVSGTAIRLLPIPGLDFPVSVSAQASKERFTVPLNDGDGS, from the coding sequence GTGCTGGGCCGGGCGCGGGCAGCCGACCGGGGGTCGGAGTCGGTGGGGATGGCGGTGGTGTTCCCCGTCGTGCTGGTGTTGATCCTCTCGGCCGTGCAGGGGGGCCTGTGGTGGCACGCGCATGCCGTGGCCGCTCAAGCCGCCCAAGCCGGAGTCGACGCCGGCCGCCCAGTCGGCGCCACCAGCAGCGCGGCGGCCGATGCGGCGCGCTCGTTCGCCGACCGCGCGGGACGCGGCGTGCTCACCGCACCACAGGTCCACGCCACCGTCACCGCGACCACCGTCGCGGTCGCGGTGTCCGGCACCGCGATCCGCCTGCTCCCGATCCCGGGCCTGGACTTCCCGGTCAGCGTCAGCGCACAGGCCAGCAAGGAGCGCTTCACCGTGCCCCTCAACGACGGAGACGGCTCATGA
- a CDS encoding type II secretion system F family protein gives MSAGAVAVLLGALAGPAVVCVLLAVLRPAPVNVAAAVAALDGRARRRADGVPDQGRWSARMQRLAGYSARSSNRWWGIPAADLDVLGLTADRYLVRQLAWAAGAIASVLAVAGLAWFAGLAFPGPLVVLAVVAAAGAGSVVPVLAVREDAARARSEFRRATAAYLDLVAQERATGRAPSQALAEAAAVGDSWVFSRISRTLSRAARAGHTPWDASSRLGKRMGVVELADLADILATAADGAAIYTTLIAKAGALRAAALAAEKTDANARSQRLALPVALLLIAFLLLVLYPAMIRLMTGGG, from the coding sequence ATGAGCGCCGGGGCGGTGGCGGTGCTGCTCGGTGCGCTGGCCGGGCCGGCGGTCGTGTGCGTCCTGCTGGCGGTGCTGCGCCCGGCACCGGTCAATGTCGCTGCCGCGGTCGCGGCGCTGGACGGGCGTGCCCGCCGCCGCGCCGACGGCGTCCCGGACCAGGGGCGCTGGTCGGCTCGGATGCAGCGGCTGGCCGGGTACTCGGCGCGGTCGTCGAACCGCTGGTGGGGTATTCCGGCCGCCGACCTCGATGTCCTTGGCCTGACCGCCGACCGCTACCTCGTACGCCAGCTCGCCTGGGCTGCCGGCGCCATCGCCAGCGTGCTGGCGGTGGCGGGGCTGGCGTGGTTCGCCGGTCTCGCGTTCCCGGGCCCGCTGGTGGTGCTGGCCGTGGTGGCCGCGGCGGGGGCAGGTTCGGTGGTGCCGGTGCTGGCCGTGCGCGAGGACGCCGCCCGGGCGCGGTCGGAGTTCCGCCGCGCCACTGCCGCCTATCTCGACCTGGTGGCGCAGGAACGCGCCACGGGCCGCGCACCCAGTCAGGCACTGGCCGAGGCGGCGGCGGTCGGGGACTCGTGGGTGTTCTCCCGGATCAGCCGCACCCTCTCCCGGGCGGCCCGTGCCGGTCACACCCCGTGGGACGCGTCGTCCCGGCTGGGCAAGCGGATGGGCGTGGTCGAACTCGCCGACCTCGCCGACATCCTCGCCACCGCTGCGGACGGCGCCGCGATCTACACCACCCTGATCGCGAAAGCCGGCGCGCTGCGCGCCGCGGCGCTGGCCGCCGAGAAGACCGACGCCAACGCCCGCTCGCAGCGGCTCGCGCTCCCGGTGGCGCTGCTGCTGATCGCGTTCCTGCTCCTGGTCCTGTACCCGGCGATGATCCGCCTGATGACAGGTGGTGGATAG
- a CDS encoding type II secretion system F family protein, protein MTGVWAGALGVAAVLALACAAAAVLSPAERTAGPAAPRRVAGWREALARIPARRVAVAVPLGVVVWWATGWPVAAVLAAAAVMVVPVLARGHDAQQVIIRLDALASWVRRLADVLASGAGGLEQAIVSSARTAPAALATEVDTLAVRLRTRGLEQALRAFADDVGDEAADEVALALILRARAGGRGLVDILDATATALDREVVARRDIEADRAKPRTDVRAILGITAVLLTGLVIFAHDFLTPFNGLLGQCVLAGIGGLLGVAGWWMHLLMRTHRPARLLGAASRNPPGTPKRTLSAVPRSGAGVPR, encoded by the coding sequence ATGACGGGCGTGTGGGCGGGTGCGCTCGGGGTGGCCGCGGTCCTCGCCCTTGCCTGCGCGGCTGCCGCCGTCCTCTCGCCGGCCGAGCGGACGGCCGGGCCTGCCGCACCGCGCCGGGTAGCGGGCTGGCGGGAGGCGCTGGCGCGGATTCCGGCGCGGCGGGTAGCCGTGGCAGTGCCGTTAGGCGTGGTGGTGTGGTGGGCGACCGGCTGGCCGGTCGCCGCGGTCCTGGCCGCCGCCGCGGTGATGGTCGTGCCGGTCCTGGCCCGCGGCCACGACGCCCAGCAGGTGATCATCCGGCTGGACGCGCTCGCGAGCTGGGTCCGGCGCCTGGCCGACGTGCTCGCCTCCGGGGCCGGCGGGCTGGAGCAGGCCATCGTCAGCTCGGCGCGCACCGCCCCCGCCGCACTGGCCACCGAGGTCGACACCCTGGCGGTACGGCTGCGGACCCGCGGCCTGGAACAGGCGTTGCGCGCGTTCGCCGACGACGTGGGCGACGAGGCCGCCGACGAAGTCGCCCTCGCATTGATCTTGCGCGCCCGCGCCGGTGGCCGCGGTCTGGTCGACATCCTCGACGCCACCGCCACCGCCCTGGACCGCGAGGTGGTCGCCCGCCGCGACATCGAAGCCGACCGTGCGAAACCGCGCACGGATGTCCGCGCGATCCTCGGCATCACCGCGGTCCTGCTGACCGGGTTGGTGATCTTCGCCCACGACTTCCTGACCCCCTTCAACGGCCTGCTGGGCCAGTGCGTGTTGGCCGGGATCGGCGGGCTGCTGGGCGTCGCCGGGTGGTGGATGCACCTGCTGATGCGGACCCACCGCCCCGCACGCCTGCTCGGAGCCGCGTCACGAAACCCGCCCGGGACACCGAAACGCACGCTGAGCGCGGTCCCCCGCTCCGGTGCGGGGGTGCCACGATGA
- a CDS encoding CpaF family protein: MVRAIRESVAARLERVAAGESHVDVPLSVQEQQARMRAYVAEAVAEWVQRRADAGQAPLPAEQERRLIRAVVAALSGLGALEELLDRDDVENIHVHGCDRVLLELADGSVEQWPHPIADTDGELVDMLAAMFARHGQTSREFNAGKPLGNLRIGAGGPLGARVAAVMEISDRPRVAIRRHRLVDVGLDDLIMNGTLDPMLASFLRSAVRAGCNVVVSGGPAAGKTTLLRALCSEIPDHEHVVTVEEEYELGLHLGPRLLVTPLEARPANSEGVGEISLDDLLKQTLRHSPSRVIVGEVRAGEVTAMLRALGNGAAGGMCTLHATSASAVFDRIAALGQLAVPPLAIDAAHQWTASAIDLVVHVTRTDHDSSAGRRRERFVTEVIEVGPVGDAARPDTTRIFAPRPADGRAVPAFPPSRDLLERLERAGFDRSLFDTAGAGPGFPHGGGR; encoded by the coding sequence GTGGTTCGGGCGATCCGGGAGTCGGTGGCGGCCCGGCTGGAACGGGTCGCCGCGGGGGAGTCGCATGTGGACGTTCCGCTGTCGGTGCAGGAGCAGCAGGCGCGGATGCGGGCCTACGTGGCGGAAGCAGTTGCGGAGTGGGTGCAGCGGCGCGCCGACGCGGGGCAGGCGCCGCTGCCAGCCGAGCAGGAGCGCCGGTTGATCCGGGCGGTGGTGGCGGCGCTGTCCGGGCTGGGTGCGCTGGAGGAGCTGCTGGACCGCGACGATGTCGAGAACATCCACGTGCACGGCTGCGACCGGGTTCTGCTGGAGCTGGCGGACGGGTCGGTCGAGCAGTGGCCGCACCCGATCGCCGACACCGACGGCGAGCTGGTGGACATGCTCGCGGCGATGTTCGCCCGCCACGGCCAAACCTCGCGGGAGTTCAACGCCGGCAAGCCGTTGGGGAACCTGCGGATCGGCGCGGGTGGCCCGCTCGGTGCCCGGGTGGCCGCGGTGATGGAGATCAGCGACCGTCCGCGGGTCGCGATCCGCCGCCACCGACTGGTCGACGTCGGCCTGGACGACTTGATCATGAACGGCACCCTCGATCCGATGCTGGCGTCGTTCTTGCGGTCGGCGGTGCGGGCGGGTTGCAACGTGGTCGTGTCCGGCGGTCCGGCCGCGGGGAAGACCACCCTGCTGCGGGCGCTGTGCAGCGAGATTCCGGACCACGAGCATGTGGTGACCGTCGAGGAAGAGTACGAACTTGGCCTCCACCTCGGCCCCCGGCTGCTGGTGACCCCGCTGGAAGCACGGCCCGCGAACTCGGAGGGGGTCGGAGAGATCTCCTTGGACGACCTGCTGAAGCAGACGTTGCGGCACTCGCCGAGCCGGGTAATCGTCGGGGAAGTCCGCGCCGGCGAGGTCACCGCCATGCTCCGCGCCCTCGGGAACGGCGCGGCGGGCGGGATGTGCACGCTGCACGCCACGTCCGCGTCGGCGGTGTTCGACCGGATCGCCGCACTCGGGCAGCTAGCCGTCCCGCCGCTGGCGATCGACGCTGCGCACCAGTGGACCGCCTCGGCGATCGACCTCGTCGTGCACGTCACCCGCACCGACCACGACAGCTCCGCGGGTCGGCGGCGGGAGCGGTTCGTCACCGAGGTGATCGAGGTCGGCCCGGTCGGCGACGCCGCCCGCCCGGACACCACCCGGATCTTCGCCCCCCGCCCGGCCGACGGCCGCGCCGTCCCAGCGTTCCCGCCGAGCCGTGACTTGCTGGAGCGCTTGGAGCGGGCGGGGTTCGACCGCTCCCTGTTCGACACCGCCGGTGCAGGGCCAGGTTTCCCTCATGGAGGCGGGCGATGA